Proteins encoded within one genomic window of Methanosarcina barkeri str. Wiesmoor:
- the cmr1 gene encoding type III-B CRISPR module RAMP protein Cmr1 produces MMEPEPIVIETLTPIWTGGVNGSPDTVRETGIIGSMRWWYEAIVRGIGKYACNPLSDSKCMLDGKEKENDRNNKLCPACYLFGCGGWKRRFRLEIEDFGVKEPFHLVTLDKDEVGNNWWLSTIFKKNFNNNLSFGKFTFRIYPVGRGDKSEIIAQIKALLSIMSHVGAIGAKSQYGFGQFEMENRMDFKRALNEINNFCNKDEFKKEANKPDFYSLSNFWCYEFKIPVRNQLVQSFQKSYIVGNQSSFTSYLPVSFDIRYKLPNRNKGSGLRQAYYSHRNGDKNQVCQIFGTLPENKKKEDGIGSRIFVSHLFREPSESDYFLRIWGFTEKIVGNLVSIEINKMFSLQEAPRRKYEEEITNFSGGA; encoded by the coding sequence ATGATGGAACCTGAACCCATTGTAATTGAAACTCTTACTCCAATATGGACAGGTGGAGTAAATGGGAGTCCGGACACAGTAAGAGAAACAGGCATTATTGGTAGTATGCGTTGGTGGTATGAGGCAATAGTAAGAGGAATCGGAAAATATGCTTGCAATCCATTAAGTGATAGCAAATGTATGCTTGATGGGAAGGAAAAAGAGAATGACAGAAATAATAAACTGTGCCCAGCATGTTATCTTTTTGGATGTGGAGGATGGAAAAGAAGATTTCGATTAGAAATAGAAGATTTTGGTGTAAAAGAACCTTTTCACTTAGTTACACTCGATAAAGATGAAGTTGGGAATAACTGGTGGCTATCAACAATATTCAAAAAAAATTTTAATAATAACCTTTCTTTTGGAAAATTTACGTTTAGAATTTATCCAGTCGGTAGAGGTGACAAATCGGAAATAATCGCACAGATCAAAGCATTACTTTCCATAATGTCCCATGTTGGTGCTATTGGTGCCAAAAGTCAGTATGGTTTTGGTCAGTTTGAAATGGAAAATAGGATGGATTTTAAACGAGCCCTAAATGAGATAAATAATTTTTGTAACAAAGATGAGTTCAAAAAAGAAGCAAACAAACCAGACTTCTACTCTTTATCTAATTTTTGGTGTTACGAGTTTAAAATTCCTGTAAGAAACCAGTTAGTTCAAAGTTTTCAGAAATCGTACATTGTTGGAAATCAGTCCTCGTTCACAAGTTATCTGCCTGTATCTTTCGATATCAGGTACAAACTTCCAAATCGTAATAAAGGTTCAGGATTGAGACAGGCATATTATTCTCATCGTAATGGAGATAAAAACCAAGTTTGTCAAATATTTGGCACACTTCCTGAGAACAAAAAAAAGGAAGATGGAATTGGAAGTAGAATTTTTGTAAGTCATCTATTTAGAGAACCTTCAGAAAGTGATTATTTCTTACGCATTTGGGGGTTCACTGAAAAAATTGTGGGTAACTTAGTCAGTATAGAGATTAATAAAATGTTTTCTCTCCAAGAAGCTCCAAGAAGGAAATACGAAGAGGAAATAACTAATTTTTCAGGGGGTGCCTAA
- a CDS encoding CRISPR-associated endonuclease Cas6 — MTPENIKLKTLEMTFEGSEEFRGDANQIRGFFASKFNEYDQLHNHNTDRYYYRYPLVQYKVLDRMPLVVGINEGAEILKCLFDKFDTVTLPHEDFEITERSLRLKKQDFGLTKNLYFYEFLTPWLALNKENEEKFFETRKTEEKKEILRKTLVGNLLSMSKAFGYTVPDTIKCDVDVEVRCSKYKNMDFTSFTGGFIANFLIPDFMGVGKGVAKGFGTVRKITENRRKLESL, encoded by the coding sequence ATGACTCCAGAAAATATTAAGCTCAAAACTCTTGAAATGACCTTTGAAGGCTCAGAAGAGTTCAGGGGGGACGCAAATCAGATACGTGGTTTCTTTGCGTCAAAATTCAATGAATACGATCAGCTCCACAACCATAACACTGACAGATATTATTACCGTTACCCTCTTGTGCAGTACAAAGTTCTTGATAGGATGCCGCTAGTGGTTGGTATAAATGAAGGAGCAGAAATTTTAAAATGTTTATTTGATAAATTTGATACGGTTACTCTTCCTCATGAGGACTTTGAAATCACTGAAAGGTCTCTGAGGCTTAAAAAACAGGATTTTGGCCTCACAAAAAACCTCTACTTTTACGAATTTCTCACTCCCTGGCTTGCCCTTAATAAAGAAAATGAAGAAAAGTTCTTTGAGACCAGAAAGACTGAAGAAAAAAAGGAAATCCTCAGGAAGACGCTTGTAGGAAATTTGCTTTCCATGTCAAAAGCTTTTGGATATACGGTTCCTGATACCATAAAATGCGATGTTGATGTGGAAGTCAGATGTTCAAAGTACAAAAATATGGATTTTACTTCTTTTACAGGCGGTTTTATAGCTAATTTTTTGATCCCGGATTTTATGGGAGTGGGAAAGGGGGTTGCTAAGGGGTTTGGGACTGTGAGGAAAATAACAGAAAATCGAAGGAAATTGGAATCATTATAA
- a CDS encoding plasmid pRiA4b ORF-3 family protein, whose amino-acid sequence MKDTFKKIYQLKLSIKGISPKIWRRIQVPENYTFLDLHKAIQTAMNWEDYHLHEFEMQNPKTGELEKIGETDDGCETFCEPLVPENKAKLSKYFTPENKVALYTYDFEDNWEIKVRLEEILPKKKGAKYPVCTAGKRAAAPEDIGGTGGYEEMLDILEDPKHEEYEHTVAWLGTNFDPEYFKPRDVAF is encoded by the coding sequence ATGAAAGACACGTTTAAAAAGATATACCAGTTAAAGCTTTCAATAAAAGGTATTAGTCCTAAGATCTGGCGGCGAATCCAGGTGCCGGAAAATTATACTTTTCTGGACCTTCATAAGGCAATCCAGACTGCAATGAATTGGGAAGATTACCATTTGCATGAATTCGAAATGCAAAACCCAAAAACCGGTGAACTTGAAAAAATAGGGGAAACAGACGACGGTTGTGAAACTTTCTGTGAACCCCTTGTGCCGGAAAATAAGGCTAAGCTTTCCAAATACTTCACTCCGGAAAATAAGGTTGCTCTGTACACCTACGATTTCGAGGACAACTGGGAGATAAAAGTCCGGCTTGAGGAAATCCTTCCGAAAAAAAAAGGAGCGAAATATCCAGTCTGCACTGCAGGAAAAAGAGCAGCTGCCCCTGAAGATATAGGAGGAACAGGGGGCTATGAAGAGATGCTCGATATCCTGGAAGACCCTAAACATGAGGAATACGAACATACAGTGGCGTGGCTGGGGACAAATTTTGACCCAGAGTATTTTAAACCAAGAGACGTTGCTTTCTGA
- a CDS encoding plasmid pRiA4b ORF-3 family protein — MKDNFKNIYQFKISMKGITPQIWRRIQVPENYTFLDLHDAIQAAMNWDDYHLHEFEMQNPKTGMFDRIGTKDEDYDAFSDEPLVPENKVKLSKYFTLENKVATYRYDFGDNWHVKIRLEKILPRKEGVKYPVCTAGKRAAVPEDIGGIGGYENMLEILEDPENEEYEDTVEWLGEDFDPEYFDPNDIAF; from the coding sequence ATGAAAGACAATTTTAAAAATATATATCAGTTTAAGATTTCAATGAAAGGCATAACTCCTCAGATCTGGCGGCGAATCCAGGTGCCGGAAAATTATACTTTTCTGGACCTTCATGATGCTATTCAGGCTGCAATGAATTGGGATGATTACCATTTGCACGAATTCGAAATGCAAAACCCAAAGACCGGGATGTTTGACAGAATCGGGACAAAAGATGAAGATTACGATGCTTTCAGTGACGAGCCTCTTGTACCGGAAAATAAAGTTAAACTCTCCAAATATTTTACGCTGGAAAATAAGGTTGCTACGTACAGGTACGATTTTGGGGACAACTGGCATGTAAAAATCCGGCTTGAAAAAATCCTTCCGAGAAAAGAAGGAGTGAAATATCCTGTCTGCACTGCAGGAAAAAGAGCAGCTGTTCCCGAGGACATTGGAGGAATAGGGGGCTATGAAAATATGCTGGAGATCCTGGAAGACCCCGAAAACGAGGAATATGAAGACACAGTGGAATGGCTGGGCGAAGATTTTGACCCCGAATACTTCGATCCAAACGACATTGCTTTCTGA
- a CDS encoding IS5-like element ISMba5 family transposase, whose amino-acid sequence MSTRKNGHDYEISNDFWNKIKPLLPLPKSKKKPGRPRKDDKRILSGILYLLRTGCQWKSLPRFYGAPSTVHDRFQEWQRSGFFEKMWQSGLMEYENKNGLEWEWQAIDGAMTKAPLGGSGTGANPTDRGKKGTKRSILTDGKGIPLSVTVDGANRHDKKLVKRTLDAIIFERPFPDEGIQNMCMDKGYDFPDIRELVKEYGYTAHIKSRGEENIRIEIPGFRARRWVVERTHSWLNRFRRLLIRWEKKIENYLAMLHFACAWITFRAAGFFG is encoded by the coding sequence GTGTCAACACGAAAAAACGGACATGACTACGAGATCTCTAACGACTTCTGGAATAAAATCAAACCATTATTACCTCTCCCTAAATCTAAAAAGAAGCCTGGAAGACCTAGAAAAGATGATAAGAGAATCTTAAGTGGTATACTGTATCTTCTTCGTACTGGTTGCCAATGGAAATCTTTGCCACGATTTTATGGAGCTCCAAGCACTGTTCATGATCGATTTCAAGAATGGCAAAGATCTGGCTTCTTTGAAAAAATGTGGCAATCTGGTCTAATGGAGTACGAGAATAAGAATGGATTAGAGTGGGAGTGGCAAGCAATTGACGGTGCTATGACAAAAGCACCATTAGGTGGATCAGGAACCGGAGCTAATCCAACTGATCGCGGCAAGAAAGGTACAAAAAGGAGTATTTTAACAGATGGTAAAGGTATACCACTTTCAGTAACTGTTGATGGAGCAAATCGTCACGATAAAAAGCTTGTAAAAAGGACGTTGGATGCCATTATTTTTGAAAGACCTTTCCCAGATGAGGGAATTCAGAACATGTGTATGGATAAAGGATATGATTTTCCTGATATCAGAGAATTGGTCAAAGAATATGGTTATACCGCCCATATCAAAAGTCGTGGAGAAGAAAACATAAGAATAGAGATACCAGGTTTTAGGGCAAGAAGGTGGGTTGTAGAAAGGACACATTCATGGCTAAACAGATTCAGAAGACTGCTTATTAGATGGGAAAAGAAAATCGAGAATTACCTTGCTATGCTTCATTTCGCATGTGCATGGATAACATTCAGAGCAGCAGGATTTTTCGGATAG